The following are from one region of the Amedibacterium intestinale genome:
- the gpmI gene encoding 2,3-bisphosphoglycerate-independent phosphoglycerate mutase, which produces MSKRPVVLVVMDGIGINASEFGNAVKKAYKPTLDELWENYPHTEIKAHGLAVGLPSDGDMGNSEVGHNALGCGQIYSQGAKLVNENIDSKEIFKTETWAQLVKNCENGKMHFIGLLSDGNVHSHINHLKALIAQAKEDGVKEVRVHALLDGRDVPETSALTYVDDIEAFMAGLNDDNFHACIASGGGRMTITMDRYEANWGMVEKGWHTHVLGEGRTFTSAREAIETYRAETGVVDQDLPGFVITANEKPVGTIEDGDSVVLFNFRGDRAQEISLAFDTDASFDKFDRVRVPNVMYAGMLQYDADLNIPHNFLTYPPKIQYTLTEELCKHGIREYAISETQKYGHVTYFWNGNRSEKVDENLETYEEIKSDVVPFEQRPWMKAAEITDKLVEAIKSGNYDFLRTNYPNGDMVGHTGNFEATVIGVESVDLQLARVKKAVDEVNGILLVTADHGNADEMYEKKKKEDAPLKAKTSHTLNKVPFIVYGADVELKQDDNLGLSNVAATVADLLEIEPNEHWNESIIKK; this is translated from the coding sequence ATGAGCAAAAGACCAGTTGTATTGGTTGTTATGGATGGTATCGGAATCAACGCTTCTGAATTCGGTAACGCTGTAAAAAAAGCATATAAACCAACATTAGATGAATTATGGGAAAATTACCCTCACACAGAGATCAAAGCACATGGATTGGCAGTAGGTCTTCCAAGTGATGGCGATATGGGAAACAGTGAAGTTGGACATAACGCACTTGGATGTGGTCAGATTTATTCTCAGGGTGCAAAACTTGTAAATGAAAATATTGATTCAAAAGAAATTTTTAAAACAGAAACATGGGCACAGCTTGTTAAAAACTGTGAAAATGGGAAAATGCACTTTATTGGATTGTTGTCTGATGGAAATGTACACTCTCACATCAATCACTTAAAAGCATTGATTGCACAGGCAAAAGAAGATGGTGTAAAAGAAGTTCGTGTACATGCATTGTTAGATGGACGTGATGTTCCAGAAACAAGCGCATTGACTTATGTTGATGATATTGAAGCATTCATGGCTGGATTAAATGATGACAACTTCCATGCATGTATTGCCAGTGGTGGTGGTCGTATGACAATTACAATGGACCGCTATGAAGCAAACTGGGGTATGGTAGAAAAAGGATGGCATACACATGTATTAGGAGAAGGTAGAACCTTCACAAGTGCAAGAGAAGCAATCGAAACATATCGTGCAGAAACAGGTGTTGTAGACCAGGATCTTCCAGGATTTGTTATTACTGCAAATGAAAAACCAGTAGGAACCATTGAAGATGGAGACAGTGTTGTATTGTTTAACTTCAGAGGGGATCGTGCACAGGAAATCTCTTTAGCATTTGATACAGATGCATCTTTCGATAAATTTGATCGTGTAAGAGTTCCAAATGTAATGTATGCAGGAATGCTGCAGTATGATGCAGACTTAAACATCCCTCATAACTTCTTGACATATCCTCCAAAAATTCAATACACATTAACTGAAGAATTATGCAAACACGGTATTCGTGAATATGCAATTTCTGAAACACAGAAATATGGACACGTTACCTATTTCTGGAATGGTAACCGCAGTGAAAAAGTTGATGAAAACTTAGAAACTTACGAAGAAATTAAATCGGATGTAGTTCCATTTGAACAGCGTCCATGGATGAAAGCTGCAGAAATCACAGATAAACTTGTAGAAGCAATCAAATCTGGAAACTATGATTTCTTGCGTACAAACTATCCAAATGGAGATATGGTTGGACACACTGGAAACTTTGAAGCTACAGTCATTGGTGTAGAATCTGTAGACTTGCAGCTGGCTCGTGTGAAAAAAGCAGTTGATGAAGTAAATGGTATTTTATTAGTAACTGCAGATCATGGAAATGCAGATGAAATGTATGAAAAGAAGAAAAAAGAAGATGCTCCATTAAAAGCAAAAACTTCTCATACATTAAACAAAGTTCCATTTATCGTATATGGTGCTGATGTTGAGTTGAAACAGGATGATAACTTAGGATTATCAAATGTGGCAGCTACAGTAGCTGATTTACTGGAAATCGAACCAAACGAACACTGGAACGAATCCATTATTAAAAAATAA
- a CDS encoding SulP family inorganic anion transporter: MKGYIEDLKREFYGYNAQKLMKDVLAGLTVAAVALPLALAFGVSSGADAAAGMITAIVAGIVIGGLSGGSYQISGPTGAMSAILIGLSVQYGLQGVFFASFLSGILLLLASAFKVGKIVSFIPASVVTGFTSGIAVIIAGGQIDNFFGTVSKGSNLIEKIASYGTLGFPIHWQTVFFGLLVIGVMIIWPKKWQSVFPSSLAAILLALIIHVCLPFEVAEVGEIPSTLFPEVRLIPSQIPWDQMRNLVFPAISIAALGMIESLLCGASAGKMKHEPLRADRELFAQGIGNTILPFFGGVPATAAIARTSVAIKAGGQTRVVSIVHSLVLLASMFLLGPYMSKIPMAALAGVLMMTAWRMNEWAEIHEMWKKKLKTNMIQFSVTMIATIVFDLTIAILIGLLFSCLLFVVNNADLEISIEDIDLKRLDRELSCSHTKTKMVYLSGPMFFATQGRVKKALQEQVDEGVNALIFSMRGVPTIDDSGLQELKEIAQYCHEHHVYVILCGVSRNVLTRMERYELLDAFDNIVWDAINALTFLDELYRKEK; this comes from the coding sequence TTGAAGGGGTATATTGAAGATTTAAAAAGAGAGTTTTATGGGTATAATGCTCAAAAACTAATGAAAGATGTATTGGCAGGACTAACTGTTGCGGCAGTTGCTTTGCCTTTGGCGCTGGCGTTTGGTGTTAGTTCTGGTGCGGATGCGGCAGCAGGTATGATTACTGCTATTGTTGCAGGTATAGTAATAGGTGGATTATCTGGGGGGTCCTATCAAATTTCTGGACCTACTGGGGCAATGAGTGCGATTTTAATAGGATTGTCTGTACAGTATGGATTGCAAGGGGTTTTCTTTGCTTCTTTTCTATCGGGTATTTTACTGCTTCTTGCATCAGCATTTAAAGTAGGAAAAATCGTTTCTTTTATTCCGGCAAGTGTTGTGACTGGTTTTACAAGCGGGATTGCTGTGATTATTGCGGGTGGACAGATTGACAACTTTTTTGGAACTGTTTCAAAAGGAAGCAATTTAATAGAAAAAATAGCTTCTTATGGAACATTGGGATTTCCGATACATTGGCAAACTGTATTTTTTGGTTTGCTGGTGATTGGGGTTATGATCATTTGGCCAAAGAAATGGCAAAGTGTCTTTCCTTCATCTTTGGCGGCAATTTTGCTGGCATTGATCATTCATGTATGTTTGCCGTTTGAAGTAGCAGAAGTGGGAGAAATTCCTTCTACTTTATTTCCAGAAGTACGTTTAATACCATCACAGATACCATGGGATCAGATGCGAAACTTAGTGTTTCCGGCTATCAGTATTGCGGCTTTGGGGATGATCGAGTCTTTGCTTTGCGGAGCGAGTGCAGGAAAGATGAAACATGAGCCGCTTCGTGCAGACAGAGAACTTTTTGCACAGGGGATCGGAAATACGATTTTACCGTTTTTTGGTGGTGTACCAGCGACTGCAGCAATTGCACGTACAAGTGTTGCGATTAAAGCTGGAGGACAGACACGTGTAGTATCCATCGTACATTCTCTTGTATTACTGGCATCGATGTTTCTTTTAGGACCTTATATGTCAAAAATCCCTATGGCGGCCTTAGCAGGTGTGCTTATGATGACTGCATGGAGAATGAATGAGTGGGCAGAAATTCATGAAATGTGGAAGAAGAAACTGAAAACAAATATGATTCAGTTTTCTGTTACGATGATTGCGACCATCGTATTTGATTTAACGATTGCGATTTTAATCGGGCTTTTATTCTCCTGCTTATTGTTTGTTGTCAATAATGCAGATTTGGAAATCTCCATTGAGGATATTGACTTAAAGCGATTGGATCGAGAATTAAGCTGTTCACATACGAAAACAAAAATGGTTTATCTTTCTGGACCAATGTTTTTCGCAACGCAGGGAAGAGTAAAAAAAGCATTGCAGGAGCAGGTCGATGAAGGTGTGAATGCGTTGATATTTTCTATGCGAGGGGTTCCTACCATTGATGACAGCGGGTTGCAGGAATTAAAGGAAATTGCACAATATTGTCATGAACATCATGTGTATGTTATCTTGTGCGGAGTTAGTCGAAATGTATTAACGCGTATGGAACGATATGAATTGCTGGATGCTTTTGATAATATTGTTTGGGATGCGATAAATGCATTAACTTTTCTGGATGAATTGTATCGAAAAGAGAAATAA
- a CDS encoding GNAT family N-acetyltransferase has translation MNYKIRRICPQDAKDIYVLNKRLGYVSEEEKVKERIQNVLDAGSDILLVAEQENKVIGYVHGCPYNTLYADSLMSIIVFVIQEEIDHRKEISNALLTAFENLAMKNGYRGIRMAADVQRESLYRLMVENGYENKRDLKHYIKYLNK, from the coding sequence ATGAATTACAAGATTCGAAGAATTTGTCCACAGGATGCAAAGGATATTTATGTTTTAAATAAACGATTGGGATATGTGTCTGAAGAAGAAAAAGTAAAAGAAAGAATTCAAAATGTATTAGATGCAGGAAGTGATATTTTACTTGTTGCAGAGCAGGAAAACAAAGTAATTGGGTATGTACATGGCTGTCCCTATAACACACTTTATGCAGATAGCTTGATGTCTATTATCGTCTTTGTAATTCAAGAAGAAATCGATCATCGCAAAGAGATTTCTAATGCATTATTAACAGCATTTGAAAATTTAGCTATGAAAAATGGATATAGGGGAATTCGTATGGCTGCCGATGTACAAAGAGAATCTTTATATCGCTTAATGGTAGAAAATGGTTATGAAAACAAACGTGATTTAAAGCACTATATAAAGTATTTAAATAAATAA
- a CDS encoding AAA family ATPase produces MKLLRLQVSGLSLFKDDLDIMFYGTQNISIEDKETMYPLFSNIYLNCATVFIGKNASGKTTILQVLSLALHLLNNEPINHLKEKYVLRESEKVTMNIYFYSNQGDIYCLKSVIKTEISDNNDVLCKIVDEKLWKKPQKSVSSKKMLTDFQNIEPIQIRSGNEIYLMEDVSMMIAHNKKNKENITISNFLSYTNIHTLSSVKDIPSEIITFLDPTVERLYFEQSGNKTLIHLKFKHKEEILLNSVTELEFYLSSGTIKGVMTFVHARNILTKGGYLLIDELENHFNKEIVSTIVRLFMDKNFNKKGAVLVYTTHYPELLDEYNRNDSIYITENKEGLCVTNLSKLLDRNDIKKSDVYQSGMIAQTTPEYEAYMHMKKYMFNYISSKEM; encoded by the coding sequence ATGAAACTTCTTCGCCTGCAAGTTAGCGGACTTTCCTTGTTTAAAGACGATTTGGACATTATGTTTTATGGAACTCAAAATATATCTATAGAAGATAAAGAAACTATGTACCCTCTTTTTTCTAATATATATCTAAATTGCGCAACTGTATTTATTGGAAAAAATGCTTCAGGGAAAACAACGATTTTACAAGTGCTTTCTTTAGCACTGCATCTTTTAAATAATGAACCTATCAATCATTTAAAAGAAAAATATGTTTTGCGAGAATCAGAAAAAGTTACGATGAATATATATTTTTATTCAAATCAAGGTGATATTTATTGTTTAAAATCTGTAATAAAAACAGAAATTTCAGACAATAATGATGTTCTTTGTAAAATAGTTGATGAGAAGCTTTGGAAGAAGCCCCAAAAAAGTGTATCTTCAAAAAAAATGCTGACAGATTTCCAAAATATAGAACCAATTCAAATTCGTAGTGGAAATGAAATATATCTGATGGAAGATGTTAGTATGATGATTGCACATAATAAAAAGAATAAAGAGAATATTACAATCTCTAATTTTTTATCCTATACCAATATTCATACATTATCTTCTGTCAAAGATATCCCATCTGAAATCATTACATTTTTAGATCCAACCGTTGAACGTTTATATTTTGAACAGTCTGGGAATAAGACTCTTATTCATTTGAAGTTTAAACATAAAGAAGAAATTCTATTGAATTCTGTCACAGAACTGGAATTTTATTTATCAAGTGGAACGATAAAAGGGGTTATGACATTTGTACATGCTAGAAATATCCTTACAAAAGGGGGATATCTTCTAATTGATGAATTGGAGAACCACTTTAATAAAGAAATTGTTTCTACCATCGTTCGTTTATTCATGGACAAAAACTTTAATAAAAAAGGAGCAGTGCTAGTTTATACGACGCATTATCCAGAACTTTTAGATGAGTATAATCGAAATGACAGTATTTATATTACTGAAAACAAAGAGGGACTCTGTGTTACAAATTTATCAAAACTTTTAGATAGAAATGACATTAAAAAAAGTGATGTATATCAGTCTGGTATGATCGCCCAAACAACACCGGAGTATGAAGCCTATATGCATATGAAGAAATATATGTTCAACTATATTTCTTCAAAGGAAATGTAA
- a CDS encoding M28 family metallopeptidase, translating into MNEVSQQILKHYQIRKTKKQKLDFRHFIISELSKKGYDPKEEKIKSSTNIMIGDMDKADIIYTAHYDTCAMLPFPNMIIPNSFIGFILSQFFIVFALFFTTSLLYGLLYFLLLLVNIDVKDLSYSLFYISLLLVTCWAYFGKANTHTANDNTSGVITIIEAACNMPEEFRDRVCFILFDNEEKGLLGSKALAKKYKNIKQNKLVINFDCVSDGDYLYFFPTKTMKKDENMKKLLQDSFLTQKNKHVVVNKNFGFYPSDNLSFKKAYGVCSLKKGFFYYMNRIHTPRDTMFDKENIEILSNGICRLTEYYKK; encoded by the coding sequence TCTGAATTATCAAAAAAAGGATATGATCCAAAAGAAGAAAAAATTAAATCAAGTACAAACATAATGATTGGTGACATGGATAAAGCAGACATTATTTATACTGCTCACTACGACACCTGTGCAATGCTGCCATTCCCAAATATGATCATACCAAACAGCTTCATTGGTTTTATCTTATCTCAATTTTTCATTGTCTTTGCATTATTTTTTACTACTTCTCTTTTATATGGATTGCTATATTTCTTATTATTGCTAGTTAATATCGATGTTAAAGATTTGTCTTATTCTTTATTTTATATTTCCTTGCTGCTAGTTACCTGCTGGGCATATTTTGGAAAAGCAAATACGCATACAGCAAATGATAATACCAGCGGAGTCATTACGATCATAGAAGCAGCATGCAATATGCCGGAAGAGTTTAGAGATCGTGTATGTTTTATCTTGTTTGACAATGAAGAGAAAGGACTTCTAGGGTCAAAGGCATTAGCAAAAAAATATAAAAATATAAAACAGAATAAACTTGTTATTAATTTCGATTGTGTATCCGATGGTGATTATCTATATTTCTTCCCTACCAAAACAATGAAAAAGGACGAGAACATGAAAAAGCTACTACAAGATTCTTTCTTAACACAAAAGAATAAGCATGTAGTAGTGAATAAAAACTTTGGATTTTATCCATCGGATAACTTAAGTTTTAAGAAAGCATACGGTGTATGTTCTCTAAAAAAAGGGTTCTTCTATTATATGAATCGAATACATACTCCAAGAGATACGATGTTTGATAAAGAAAATATTGAGATTTTATCAAATGGAATATGTAGACTTACCGAATATTATAAAAAATAG
- a CDS encoding MntP/YtaF family protein: MFHSLLLVIALSMDGFLASIAYGARNIRISVWIAFLVSAVGTTCLGISFFFAQWITSFIPVWICSWISFGLFFFLGISSFCKGMLKTAFKNRSKRQLTFACSGFSFVLDIYMDETKADMDFNKRLSVKEGLYLAIALSLDSLVSGIACAGGIDHPCSLLLCSFMIGGSVLLAGIKIGNVWGKIERWNLSWISGIVFLILAFTRIV, translated from the coding sequence ATGTTTCATTCCTTATTACTGGTAATTGCGTTAAGCATGGATGGATTCCTTGCCTCGATTGCCTATGGAGCAAGAAATATTCGCATATCGGTTTGGATAGCATTTCTTGTTAGTGCAGTAGGAACTACCTGTCTTGGTATTTCTTTCTTTTTTGCACAGTGGATAACTTCTTTTATTCCTGTGTGGATTTGTTCCTGGATAAGTTTTGGATTGTTCTTCTTTCTTGGTATCAGTTCTTTCTGCAAAGGCATGTTGAAAACAGCTTTTAAAAACAGAAGTAAACGGCAGCTTACCTTTGCGTGCAGCGGTTTTTCTTTTGTACTTGATATTTACATGGATGAAACGAAAGCAGATATGGACTTTAACAAGCGTTTATCTGTAAAAGAAGGATTGTATTTGGCGATTGCTTTATCGCTGGATTCTTTAGTAAGTGGAATTGCTTGTGCAGGTGGGATAGATCATCCATGTTCTTTATTGTTATGCAGTTTTATGATTGGAGGAAGTGTACTTTTGGCAGGTATAAAAATAGGCAATGTATGGGGAAAGATAGAAAGATGGAATCTTTCATGGATTAGCGGCATCGTTTTTCTTATACTGGCATTTACAAGAATCGTATAA
- a CDS encoding HdeD family acid-resistance protein: MEKYYEIRLSSIGIAVCMVVFGILLTIYPEVSGIIFTRGFATVVLLFGLLHLWKYTRARKFEMGGTGNLIAAILLFILSAIGFFKPEVILSFLPFVTGSLLIVDGFVKIPLIKEMWDWGSEVRWSALLSAGLPLVLGIILASYPFSAATLVIRVFGIFLLVDGISDIVRSNMVRKNNF; this comes from the coding sequence ATGGAAAAATATTATGAAATCAGATTATCATCAATAGGAATTGCAGTTTGTATGGTTGTTTTTGGAATCTTGTTAACGATATATCCAGAAGTCAGTGGAATCATCTTTACAAGAGGATTTGCGACAGTTGTCCTTTTGTTTGGACTTTTACATTTGTGGAAATATACAAGAGCCAGAAAATTTGAAATGGGTGGAACTGGTAATTTAATCGCAGCAATATTATTGTTTATTTTAAGCGCAATTGGCTTTTTTAAACCGGAAGTTATCTTATCATTTCTGCCTTTTGTGACAGGATCTTTGTTGATTGTGGATGGTTTTGTAAAGATTCCTTTGATAAAAGAAATGTGGGATTGGGGAAGTGAGGTAAGATGGTCAGCTTTGTTATCTGCTGGCTTGCCTTTGGTACTAGGTATTATTTTAGCTTCTTATCCTTTCTCTGCAGCTACCTTAGTGATTCGTGTATTTGGTATTTTTCTTCTTGTTGATGGTATTAGTGATATTGTACGAAGCAATATGGTTAGAAAGAATAATTTCTAA